In Acidimicrobiia bacterium, the DNA window ACCCAGGCGTCGTACGTCTCCCGCGCCGTCGCCGCGTTGGCCTTCGGGTGGTACGGAGTCTCGCCGGCGAAGGGCGTCTCTGCGCTTCGCTTCTCCCACGTCGATGGGAGGAACTGAAACAAGCCTGCGGCCCCCGAGTTCGGGTTGAGGGCGAACGGGTCGCCGTTCGACTCGCAGTCGATGATGATCAGGGCGTTGTCGGTCTGACCGATGTCGCCGAAGTTGCGGTCGACGAGGTTGCGCCATGCCTCCTCGTCGCGAGGACCCCGGTAGTTCAACTCGCAGTTGTGCTCCCGCTCGGCCTTGCAGACGTCGCTGTAGAAGCCGCCGAAGGCCTTGTCGCGGCCTGCCTTGCCGAAGAGTCGGTCGTTGCCGTTGCCGCCGCGCAGCACGTCGTCCCCTCTGCCGCCCCGGATCGTGTCGCCACCCTTCTCACCAAAGATGACGTCGTTGCCTGCATTTCCGAAGATCACGTCCTTGCCGGCCCCGCCGCAGATGACGTCGTTCCCGCCGCGCCCGCGGATGCGGTCGTCGCCTGCTCCCCCATCGATGACGTCGCGCCCCGAGGTGCCATCGATCTCATCGGGACCGGCGGTTCCTCTGATCGTGACGGGGTGGCCGCCGCAGGTCGCCGACGCCGCACCGGCGCCGGCGGGCGTCGCGACGATGAGACCTGTGAGGAGGACGAGAACAGCCACGAGACCTACGCCCCGCGAGCGGCTTTCAGTTGGCGCCATGCCCCAGGAGTATCGGCAGAAAGCATGCGAACCTTCAAACCGACAATTGGCAGAGCCTGGGGGGCACCAGGGTCAATCGGCGCGCGCCGACTTGTACTTGCAGTCGTACTCGACGATCTTGCAGCGGCAGTTCGTCCACGGATCCCATCCGCCGCCTCCTCGATCCTCGCTCCACTCGTAGAGGAAGCGCGCCGAGGCCGTGGCCGCCACGGGGTGATATGGCGTCTCGCCTGCCCACCCCGCCCCGTCGCTCGCCCAGTCCCACGTATCGGGGATGAACTGGAACAGCCCCTTGGGTCCGTGACCGTCCGGGTTGTACGCGAACGGGTCGCCATTGGATTCGCAGTCGACGATCGTGAGCGCGTTCGCCGTCTGCCCGATGTCGCCGAAGTACTCATCAACGAGGGCCTCCCACAGTTCCACCGGGCGGGGCCCTCTGTAGTCGAGCTCGCACCTCGACTCATCCTCGGCGCGGCACACATCGCTCCACCGTGACCCGCCGGCGAAATCGACACCGCCCCTGCCGAAGATCCGATCATTCCCGCCCCCTCCGAACAGCGAATCGTCTTGGCCACCGCCGTAGAGCCGGTCGTGACCATGGTTGCCGTGAACGGTGTCCGCGCCGGGCCCCCCATAGAGCACGTCCTTGCCTTGCCCTCCGTGAATATCGTCTCGCCCGGCGCCGCCGCAGATGAGGT includes these proteins:
- a CDS encoding transglycosylase SLT domain-containing protein; protein product: MAPTESRSRGVGLVAVLVLLTGLIVATPAGAGAASATCGGHPVTIRGTAGPDEIDGTSGRDVIDGGAGDDRIRGRGGNDVICGGAGKDVIFGNAGNDVIFGEKGGDTIRGGRGDDVLRGGNGNDRLFGKAGRDKAFGGFYSDVCKAEREHNCELNYRGPRDEEAWRNLVDRNFGDIGQTDNALIIIDCESNGDPFALNPNSGAAGLFQFLPSTWEKRSAETPFAGETPYHPKANAATARETYDAWV